From Camelina sativa cultivar DH55 chromosome 20, Cs, whole genome shotgun sequence, the proteins below share one genomic window:
- the LOC109131329 gene encoding inhibitor of trypsin and hageman factor-like, which translates to MSNSCPILGPRCELCNCSGSGCQSQFPGLKVEWPELKGVSGLQAKATIENDNPRVTAFIYPEGVYLPSINCCNRVVLYVPADDCPNGPVLNRPIVG; encoded by the exons ATGTCAAACAGTTGTCCGATCCTTGGTCCTAGGTGTGAGTTATGTAACTGCTCAGGCAGTGGATGCCAATCTCAATTCCCAG GATTGAAAGTGGAGTGGCCAGAGCTAAAAGGAGTGAGTGGACTTCAAGCAAAGGCAACGATAGAAAATGACAATCCACGTGTGACAGCTTTCATATACCCTGAAGGTGTTTATCTACCATCCATCAATTGTTGCAACCGTGTCGTTCTCTATGTTCCAGCCGACGATTGTCCCAATGGTCCTGTCCTAAACCGTCCAATCGTTGGATGA
- the LOC109124411 gene encoding pectin acetylesterase 11 → MTKLKQLWSSFLVLAVVVIGARAVPITYLESAVAKGAVCLDGSAPAYHFDKGSGSGVNNWIVHMEGGGWCTDIATCVQRKSTMKGSSKLMNKDFGFSGILGGKQSTNPDFYNWNRIKVRYCDGSSFTGDIEAVDPANKLFFRGARVWRAVIDDLMAKGMSNAQNAILSGCSAGALAAILHCDQFKSILPKTAKVKCVSDAGYFIHGKDISGGSYIQSYYGKVVATHGSAKSLPASCTSTMKPELCFFPQYVAKTLQTPLFVINAAFDSWQIKNVLAPTSVDKSKAWKTCKLDLKKCTAAQLQTVQGYRDQVLAALAPVRAATTSGLFLDSCHAHCQGGSAATWSGDKGPTVANTKMAKAVGDWFYERSTFQNIDCSSLNCNPTCPAVSTED, encoded by the exons ATGACGAAGCTCAAGCAATTGTGGTCAAGTTTTTTAGTGCTAGCCGTGGTGGTGATCGGAGCTAGAGCTGTGCCCATCACATATCTTGAATCCGCGGTGGCCAAAGGAGCTG TGTGTTTGGATGGTAGCGCACCAGCGTACCATTTCGATAAGGGATCTGGCTCAGGAGTGAACAATTGGATCGTTCATATGGAA GGAGGAGGATGGTGCACTGATATAGCTACATGCGTGCAACGTAAAAGTACAATGAAGGGTTCTTCTAAGCTTATGAACAAAGACTTTGGTTTCTCTGGTATCTTGGGTGGCAAGCAAAGCACCAATCCAG atttttacAATTGGAATAGAATCAAAGTTAGGTATTGCGATGGTTCATCTTTCACTGGCGATATTGAAGCTGTTGATCCG GCGAACAAGCTGTTCTTCCGTGGTGCTAGGGTATGGCGTGCTGTGATCGATGATCTTATGGCTAAGGGAATGAGCAACGCTCAAAAC GCAATACTTTCGGGTTGTTCAGCCGGAGCATTGGCTGCGATTTTACATTGCGACCAATTCAAGTCCATCCTCCCTAAAACAGCTAAGGTCAAATGTGTTTCTGATGCCGGTTACTTCATCCACGG TAAGGATATCAGTGGAGGATCTTACATCCAATCGTATTACGGCAAAGTTGTAGCAACCCAC GGATCTGCAAAGAGTCTGCCTGCTTCTTGCACCTCAACCATGAAGCCCGAATTG tgtTTCTTCCCTCAATACGTTGCAAAGACCTTGCAAACACCACTTTTCGTCATCAATGCTGCCTTCGATTCTTGGCAG ATCAAGAACGTTTTGGCGCCAACCTCTGTTGATAAAAGCAAAGCGTGGAAGACTTGCAAGCTTGATCTCAAGAAGTGTACGGCCGCTCAGCTTCAAACTGTTCAAG GATATAGAGACCAAGTGTTGGCTGCGTTGGCACCTGTTCGAGCAGCAACAACAAGCGGATTGTTCTTAGACTCATGCCATGCTCATTGCCAAGGTGGAAGTGCTGCCACTTGGTCCGGCGATAAAGGTCCCACTGTCGCCAATACG AAAATGGCTAAGGCAGTTGGAGATTGGTTCTACGAGAGGAGTACGTTTCAGAACATAGATTGTTCATCGCTGAATTGCAACCCTACTTGTCCTGCAGTATCTACTGAAGACTAG
- the LOC104771743 gene encoding uncharacterized protein LOC104771743, whose protein sequence is MGSGRSKSCRGSSVVRGDDDIDVAQPPPSSSSGGGGSRRRSKSLFCGLHSSCLASSSTSHDSDDDNNDDQVCNGWMRKSHGSVSRRRIESRNQRDDSDCYDKVLKDEKISENERHCDELDLDDDCGVEEEEVEEEASVSNVQMRNVSGSIQESSTPGRVFSHFKFIPGNLSSRLSRASSSRSFNTTYPVSSSYRREGGVTSPSESAVRLTDRVESPRIPVIDNVGRDIDAMRFGEDGSLRSPGVVNGMDTTYAGLLDRRHVVREPSIDRNVRFSRTLSVGRLRDRVLRRSSLSDFTFRASPHQGDEDTDLFSGGTAAAEDTPVTSTSILNRSASTIRRTLFGLHDHETPAPLVREGRYQGLLEHRSDFLERRRRIRSQVRALQRLGSRFESVTSHHDRSCVLSGEDQAGRCTCRAGTTTPVTTDETNARASISRIVLLAEALFEVLDEIHQQSVVLSSQQPSVSSIGSVPAPNDVVDLLPTKLYTKSQSEDPSQCYICLVEYEEADTIRTLPCRHEFHKTCVDKWLKEIHRVCPLCRGDICRHDPSSQQH, encoded by the exons atgggatCTGGGCGGAGCAAATCATGTCGAGGCTCGTCTGTGGTGAGAGGAGATGATGATATCGACGTGGCTCAACCTCCTCCGTCGTCTtctagtggtggtggtggaagcAGGAGAAGATCAAAGAGTCTTTTTTGTGGTCTTCACTCTTCTTGTCTTgcctcttcttctacttctcacGACAGTGACGATGATAATAATGATGACCAG GTGTGTAATGGATGGATGAGGAAGAGTCATGGAAGTGTTTCACGGCGTAGAATTGAATCAAGGAATCAAAGAGATGATTCAGATTGCTATGATAAAGTATTGAAAGATGAGAAGATATCTGAAAACGAAAGGCATTGTGATGAGCTTGATCTTGATGATGACTGTGgtgttgaagaggaagaagtagaagaagaagctagtGTAAGCAATGTACAGATGAGAAATGTTAGTGGTTCCATTCAAGAATCTTCTACTCCAGGTCGTGTCTTTTCGCATTTCAAATTCATTCCTGGTAATTTAAGCTCTAGACTTAGCAGAGCTTCAAGCTCAAGATCCTTCAACACTACTTATCctgtatcttcttcttatcGTCGAGAAGGAGGTGTTACTTCACCTTCAGAATCTGCTGTTAGGCTCACTGATAGAGTCGAGTCTCCGAGGATTCCTGTGATTGACAATGTAGGTAGAGATATTGATGCCATGAGATTTGGGGAAGATGGTAGCTTACGGTCTCCAGGAGTAGTTAATGGTATGGACACTACTTATGCTGGTCTTCTTGATAGAAGACATGTTGTTCGAGAACCTTCCATTGACCGGAATGTTAGATTTAGCAGAACTCTGAGTGTTGGAAGACTCCGTGACAGAGTTCTTCGCCGGTCTTCACTCTCTGATTTCACATTCCGTGCTTCTCCACATCAGGGAGACGAAGATACTGATCTCTTCTCTGGTGGAACCGCAGCAGCAGAGGATACTCCTGTAACTTCAACGTCTATACTAAATCGTTCTGCTTCTACAATTCGAAGGACCTTATTCGGCCTTCATGATCACGAGACACCAGCTCCTCTTGTGAGAGAAGGGAGGTATCAAGGTTTATTAGAACACAGATCAGATTTCCTTgaaaggaggaggagaataAGATCGCAG GTTCGCGCTCTTCAAAGATTAGGAAGCCGGTTTGAGAGTGTCACAAGTCATCATGATAGATCTTGTGTCTTATCAGGTGAAGATCAAGCAGGTCGTTGCACATGCCGTGCCGGTACTACCACACCAGTAACTACCGATGAAACAAATGCAAGAGCTAGCATCTCAAGGATAGTATTGCTAGCTGAAGCGCTCTTCGAG GTACTTGATGAAATTCATCAGCAATCTGTTGTCTTATCCTCTCAACAACCATCAGTATCATCTATAGGATCTGTTCCTGCACCTAATGACGTTGTGGATTTATTACCGACAAAACTTTATACTAAGTCACAAAGCGAGGATCCGTCACA ATGTTACATATGCCTTGTGGAGTATGAAGAAGCAGACACTATAAGGACACTTCCTTGTCGTCATGAATTCCACAAAACCTGTGTGGATAAATGGCTCAAGGAGATTCACAG AGTATGTCCGTTATGTCGAGGAGATATTTGTAGACATGATCCATCATCTCAACAACATTGA
- the LOC104771744 gene encoding beta-amylase 8, whose product MHTLNNTTGSQDPNLDPIPSDPDQFPNRNHNHPQTRRPRGFAATAAAASIVPTESDVNNGNIAGIGGGEGSSGGGGGERGKGKREREKEKERTKLRERHRRAITSRMLAGLRQYGNFPLPARADMNDVIAALAREAGWSVDADGTTYRQSHQPNHVVQYPTRSIESPLSSSTLKNCAKATLECQQHSVLRIDENLSPVSLDSVVIAENDHPGNGRYTGASPITSVGCLEANQLIQDVHSTEPRNDFTESFYVPVYAMLPVGIIDNFGQLVDPDGVRQELSYMKSLNVDGVVIDCWWGIVEGWNPQKYVWSGYRELFNLIRDFKLKLQVVMAFHEYGGNVSGNVIISLPQWVLEIGKDNPDIFFTDREGRRSFECLNWSIDKERVLHGRTGIEVYFDFMRSFRSEFDDFFVEGLIAAVEIGLGASGELKYPSFPERMGWIYPGIGEFQCYDKYSQLNLQKEAKSRGFAFWGKGPENAGQYNSQPHETGFFQERGEYDSYYGRFFLNWYSQLLIGHAENVLSLANLAFEETKIIVKIPAIYWSYKTSSHAAELTAGYYNPSNRDGYSPLFETLKKYSVTLKFVCPGPQMSPNEHEEALADPEGLSWQVINAAWDKQLLIGGENAITCFDREGCMRLTDIAKPRNHPDSYHFSFFTYRQPSPLVQGSTCFPDLDYFIKRMHGDIQR is encoded by the exons ATGCACACTCTGAACAACACCACCGGTTCGCAAGATCCGAATCTCGACCCGATTCCGTCGGACCCGGATCAATTTCCCAACCGAAACCACAACCATCCACAGACTCGCCGTCCCCGCGGATTCGCCGCCACGGCTGCAGCAGCATCAATAGTTCCAACGGAAAGCGATGTAAACAACGGGAACATCGCCGGAATCGGCGGTGGAGAAGGAAGcagcggcggaggaggaggagagagagggaaagggaagagagaaagagagaaggagaaagagagaacgaAGCTTAGAGAAAGACATAGACGAGCAATCACAAGTAGAATGCTCGCCGGATTGAGACAGTACGGTAATTTCCCGTTACCGGCTCGTGCTGATATGAACGATGTGATCGCTGCTTTGGCTCGTGAAGCTGGTTGGAGTGTTGACGCCGACGGTACTACTTACCGACAATCTCATCAACCAAACCATGTG GTTCAGTATCCGACGAGATCTATTGAGAGTCCTCTGTCTTCTAGTACTTTGAAGAACTGTGCTAAGGCTACACTTGAATGTCAGCAGCATTCAGTTCTTAGAATAGATGAGAACCTTTCTCCTGTGTCTCTTGATTCTGTTGTTATCGCGGAGAATGATCATCCCGGGAATGGAAGGTATACGGGTGCTAGTCCTATCACGTCAGTTGGATGCTTGGAAGCTAATCAG CTTATTCAAGATGTTCATTCCACAGAGCCGCGTAATGACTTCACAGAGAGCTTTTATGTCCCTGTGTACGCCATGCTTCCA GTTGGGATTATAGACAACTTTGGCCAGTTGGTTGATCCTGATGGTGTTAGACAAGAGTTAAGTTACATGAAGTCATTAAATGTCGATGGAGTGGTAATAGATTGTTGGTGGGGAATAGTTGAAGGTTGGAATCCTCAGAAATATGTATGGTCTGGCTATAGGGAGCTCTTTAACCTTATCAGAGACTTCAAACTTAAACTACAG GTGGTGATGGCGTTTCATGAATATGGAGGGAATGTATCTGGAAATGTGATTATCTCGTTGCCACAGTGGGTGTTGGAGATTGGGAAAGACAATCCAGACATATTTTTCACTGAtcgtgaaggaagaagaagtttcgaGTGTTTGAATTGGAGCATTGACAAGGAACGGGTATTGCATGGAAGAACTGGTATAGAG gtctattttgattttatgagAAGCTTCCGGTCAGAGTTTGATGACTTTTTTGTGGAAGGACTAATTGCTGCAGTTGAGATTGGTCTTGGAGCTTCTGGTGAACTGAAGTACCCATCTTTCCCAGAAAGGATGGGTTGGATTTATCCCGGTATTGGTGAGTTTCAG TGTTATGACAAATATTCACAATTGAATCtgcaaaaagaagcaaaatcacGAGGATTTGCTTTCTGGGGTAAAGGACCAGAGAATGCTGGTCAATACAATTCTCAGCCACATGAAACTGGCTTCTTCCAAGAAAGAGGTGAATATGACAGCTACTACGGCCGCTTCTTCTTAAATTGGTACTCACAATTGCTAATTGGTCATGCTGAGAATGTTCTGTCTCTTGCAAATCTTGCGTTTGAGGAGACGAAGATCATTGTCAAG ATACCGGCGATTTACTGGTCTTACAAGACATCTAGTCATGCTGCTGAATTAACTGCAGGATACTATAACCCTTCAAACCGTGATGGGTACTCTCCTCTTTTCGAAACTTTGAAGAAGTATTCTGTGACTTTGAAATTTGTGTGCCCTGGGCCACAAATGTCTCCCAATGAGCATGAAGAAGCATTAGCTGATCCAGAAGGTTTAAGTTGGCAG GTTATTAATGCAGCTTGGGATAAGCAACTTCTTATTGGAGGAGAGAATGCAATTACTTGTTTCGATAGAGAAGGTTGTATGAGATTAACCGATATAGCAAAACCAAGAAACCATCCAGATAGCTAtcacttctccttcttcacGTATCGTCAACCATCTCCTCTGGTTCAAGGATCTACGTGCTTTCCAGATTTGGACTACTTCATAAAACGCATGCACG GCGACATACAGAGATAA